The sequence CGGGCCCGCCAGGCCCGCGCTCGCTTCGCACGCGCCATCGGTGGTCGCCCGACCGCTCCCCGATTTCCCCGGCGCTTTCTCCGCCTTCCGATCCGGGTTTACACCGGCGTTCGTGCCGCTTGCAATATCAGGTAGCCTGATATTAAATGAAGCCGTTCGCAGCAGGCATGCTGCGCACCGAATCGCACAGGAACGAACGACAGGAACAGACATGAGCAAGTACGACAACCGCTGGCAGACCGTTGAAGTGAACGTGGAGGCCGGCATCGCGTGGGTGACGCTGAATCGCCCCGAGAAGCGCAACGCAATGAGCCCGACGCTGAACCGGGAGATGCTGGAAGTCCTCGACGCGGTCGAGTTCGACGACGAGGCGAAGGTGCTGGTGCTGACCGGCGCGGGCGCCGCGTGGACGGCCGGCATGGATCTGAAGGAATACTTCCGCGAGATCGACGGCGGCTCGGACGCGATGCAGGAAAAGGTGCGGCGCGACGCGTCGGAATGGCAATGGCGCCGCCTGCGCATGTACAACAAGCCGACCATCGCGATGGTGAACGGCTGGTGCTTCGGCGGCGGCTTCTCGCCGCTCGTCGCGTGCGACCTGGCGATCGCCGCCGAGGAAGCCGTGTTCGGGCTGTCGGAGATCAACTGGGGCATCCCGCCCGGCAACCTCGTCAGCAAGGCGATGGCCGACACGGTCGGGCATCGTCGCGCGCTGCACTACATCATGACCGGCGACACGTTCACCGGCGCGGAAGCGGCGGAGATGGGCCTCGTGAACAGCAGCGTGCCGCTCGCCGGGCTGCGCGACGCGACGATCGCGCTTGCCGCGCGGCTGATGGACAAGAACCCGGTCGTGCTGCGCGCGGCGAAGCACGGCTTCAAGCGTTCTCGCGAACTCACATGGGAGCAGTGCGAGGACTACCTGTACGCGAAGCTCGACCAGGCGCAACTGCGCGATCCGGAACAAGGCCGCGAACAGGGGCTGAAGCAGTTCCTCGACGACAAGACGATCAAGCCGGGCCTGCAGGCATACAAGCGCTGATACAAGCGCCGACGCAGCCGCCGGCGTCACCGCCGGTGTAATCGCAAGAGACAGGCAAGGCAGGAGACGACATGACCGACAGACGGATGCTGATCGGCGGCGAGTGGTGCACCGCCCGCGACGGGCGAACCTTCGACCGCTTCAACCCCGCGACGGGCGCGCTCGCGTCGCGCGCGCCGGCGGCCGGCATGGCCGACGCCGACGCGGCCATCGACGCCGCGCACCGCGCGTTCGCCGAATGGGCGGCGCTCGCGCCGACCGAGCGGCGCCGCCGGCTGCTGAAGGCGGCCGACCTGATGGATGCGCGCATCGACGAGATCATCGCGACCGGTGTCGCCGAAACCGGCGCGACACCCGGCTGGCTCGGCTTCAACGTGACGCTCGCGGCGAACATGCTGCGCGAGGCCGCGTCGATGACGACGCAGATCGCCGGCGACGTGATCCCGTCCGACGTACCGGGCAATCTCGCGCTCGCGATGCGCGTGCCGTGCGGCGTGGTGCTCGGCATCGCGCCGTGGAACGCGCCGGTGATCCTCGGCACGCGTGCGCTGGCGATGCCGCTCGCGTGCGGCAACACGGTCGTGCTGAAGGCGTCCGAGGCGTGCCCGGGCGTGCATGCGCTGATCGGCGCGGTGCTGGACGAAGCCGGGCTCGGCGCGGGCGTGGTGAACGTGATCACGCACGCGGCGGCCGACGCACCCGAACTCGTCGAGCGGATGATCGCGCATCCGCACGTGAAGCGGATCAACTTCACCGGGTCGACGCATGTCGGGCGTATCATCGCGCGCCACGCGGCCGCCCACCTTAAGCCCGTGCTGCTCGAACTCGGCGGCAAGGCGCCGGTGCTCGTGCTGGACGATGCCGATCTCGACGCGGCCGTCGATGCGATCGCGTTCGGCGCGTTCTTCAACCAGGGGCAGATCTGCATGTCGACCGAGCGCGTGATCGCCGCGCGGCCGATCGCCGATGCGCTGGTCGAACGCCTCGCCGCGAAGGCGCGCACGCTGGTCGCGGGCGATCCGCTGGCCGGCCATCCGCTCGGCACGATGGTCGATGCGTCGGCCGCTGCGCGCGCGGCGTCGCTGGTCGAGGATGCGCGTGCGCATGGCGCGCAACTGCCGCTCGGATGCCGTGTGGACGGCGCGACGATGCAGCCCGCGATCGTCGACGGCGTCACGCGCGACATGCGGCTCTATCGCGAGGAGTCCTTCGCGCCGGTCGTCGCTATCCTGCGTGCGGATAGCGACGACGAAGCGGTCGCGCTCGCGAATGACAGCGAGTTCGGGCTGTCGGCGAGCGTGTTCAGCCGCGATGTTGCGCGCGCGATGGCGGTCGCACGCCGGATTGAATCGGGGATTTGCCACATCAACGGGCCGACCGTGCACGACGAAGCGCAGATGCCGTTCGGCGGCACGAAGGCGAGCGGCTACGGCCGCTTCGGCAGCCGCGCGTCGATCGCCGAATTCACCGAGCTGCGCTGGATCACCGTGCAGACCACGCCGCGGCACTACCCGATTTGACGTCCTCCGCTGCCTAACGGCAGAGGATTCCCACATCTGGCGATGCACGTCCGCATCGGAGAATGTTCAGCGCAGCGTTGATATCACGATCATGCACGACACCGCAGTCA comes from Burkholderia pyrrocinia and encodes:
- a CDS encoding p-hydroxycinnamoyl CoA hydratase/lyase encodes the protein MSKYDNRWQTVEVNVEAGIAWVTLNRPEKRNAMSPTLNREMLEVLDAVEFDDEAKVLVLTGAGAAWTAGMDLKEYFREIDGGSDAMQEKVRRDASEWQWRRLRMYNKPTIAMVNGWCFGGGFSPLVACDLAIAAEEAVFGLSEINWGIPPGNLVSKAMADTVGHRRALHYIMTGDTFTGAEAAEMGLVNSSVPLAGLRDATIALAARLMDKNPVVLRAAKHGFKRSRELTWEQCEDYLYAKLDQAQLRDPEQGREQGLKQFLDDKTIKPGLQAYKR
- a CDS encoding aldehyde dehydrogenase: MTDRRMLIGGEWCTARDGRTFDRFNPATGALASRAPAAGMADADAAIDAAHRAFAEWAALAPTERRRRLLKAADLMDARIDEIIATGVAETGATPGWLGFNVTLAANMLREAASMTTQIAGDVIPSDVPGNLALAMRVPCGVVLGIAPWNAPVILGTRALAMPLACGNTVVLKASEACPGVHALIGAVLDEAGLGAGVVNVITHAAADAPELVERMIAHPHVKRINFTGSTHVGRIIARHAAAHLKPVLLELGGKAPVLVLDDADLDAAVDAIAFGAFFNQGQICMSTERVIAARPIADALVERLAAKARTLVAGDPLAGHPLGTMVDASAAARAASLVEDARAHGAQLPLGCRVDGATMQPAIVDGVTRDMRLYREESFAPVVAILRADSDDEAVALANDSEFGLSASVFSRDVARAMAVARRIESGICHINGPTVHDEAQMPFGGTKASGYGRFGSRASIAEFTELRWITVQTTPRHYPI